In Rattus norvegicus strain BN/NHsdMcwi chromosome 3, GRCr8, whole genome shotgun sequence, a genomic segment contains:
- the Or4c109 gene encoding olfactory receptor Olr669 — translation MYNQSFVNEFILLGLSQNPQIKKISFVIFLLVYIATLVGNMMIVVTIAYSPALLGSPMYFFLAVLSFLDACVSSVVTPKMIVDMVYERKSISFECCMTQVFAVHFLTAVEVIVLAAMAYDRYVAICKPLHYSSIMNRRLCGTLVGVAWAGGFLHSIIQIAFTLPLPFCGPNVIDHFICDLFPLLKLACTDTHIFIILVFANSGSICIIIFSFLLISYGVILFALRAHSSEGRRKALSTCGSHITVVVFFFVPCILIYARPTSAFSFEKNVFVFTDVLTPLLNPMVYTFRNKEMINAIRKMWKRLIVVSDKY, via the coding sequence ATGTACAACCAGAGCTTTGTCAATGAATTTATACTTCTGGGGCTTTCACAAAACccccaaattaagaaaatatcatttgttatatttttattggtcTATATTGCAACTCTTGTGGGTAACATGATGATTGTGGTGACCATCGCCTACAGCCCTGCCCTTCTGGGCTCACCCATGTACTTCTTCTTGGCAGTCCTGTCCTTCTTGGATGCATGTGTCTCCTCTGTTGTCACACCAAAGATGATCGTGGACATGGTTTACGAGAGGAAGAGCATCTCTTTTGAATGTTGTATGACACAGGTCTTTGCTGTGCACTTTCTTACTGCTGTGGAGGTCATTGTCCTGGcagccatggcctatgaccgctacgTGGCCATTTGCAAGCCGTTACATTACTCTTCCATCATGAATCGGAGGCTCTGTGGCACTTTGGTGGGGGTAGCCTGGGCTGGAGGATTCTTGCATTCTATCATACAAATTGCCTTTACTTTGCCTTTGCCCTTCTGTGGACCCAATGTCATTGATCATTTCATATGTGACTTGTTTCCATTGTTGAAGCTTGCctgcactgacacacacatttttatcattttggtGTTTGCCAACAGTGGGTCTATCTGCATAATTATATTCTCATTTTTGCTAATTTCCTATGGTGTGATATTGTTCGCTCTGAGAGCCCACAGCTCTGAAGGGCGCCGTAAGGCTCTCTCTACCTGTGGATCCCATATTACAgttgtagtttttttctttgttccttgtATATTAATATATGCACGACCCAcatctgcattttcttttgagaaaaatgtttttgtgtttaCAGATGTTCTGACACCACTGCTCAATCCTATGGTTTACACTTTCAGGAATAAGGAAATGATAAACGCCATCAGGAAAATGTGGAAGAGGCTAATAGTTGTTTCtgataaatattaa